Part of the Sinorhizobium terangae genome is shown below.
CCTGCTAAACGCCATGGAAGAGCGGCTCGGCGCCTATCTTTCGGCCTTCGAAGGCATGTCGAAGAACGCGATCGCTGCGACCCTGGCACATGTGCCGTCGCTGAAGAATCCTTTCCAGGGCGGCAATGTCCCCGACTATGTGATCCTCGCCGAGATCTCCCGCACCTGGGCGCCGCGCGAGGGCGAACAATCGCTCGACGCCGTTCTCGAAAGCGTGCTCGCCGAAATCTGGGAATCGGAAGAGGCGCCGCTTGCCGACGCCTTCGTCGGTCCGCCGCACGAGATCTGGGCGCTTCGCCACGCGCTTCCCGAAGGTGTAAAGCATCTCGGCAAGCTGATCGCCTTCGACCTTTCGTTCCGCAGAGGTGATATCATGGCCTTCTGCGACCATATGAAGACCGAGATGCCGGAGAAGTTCCCAGGCGTCACCGTCTGCGATTTCGGCCATATCGGCGACGGCGGCGTGCATTTCAATCTCGTCGTGGCAAAGGATAGCCCGCTATTGGCTGAGGCGAGCTTCGAACAGCGATTGCGCGAATGGGTCTTCGCGGTGGCCGTCGAGCAATATGGCGGCAGCTTCAGTGCGGAGCATGCAATCGGCCGGCGTAACCAGGCTTTCTACGATTTCTACACGCCGGAGAAACTGAAGGAGATGGCCCGCGGCCTGAAAACACTTACATCGCCGGGAAAGCTCGGCAGCGTACGTTTTGGTTAAGCCCTTGGGGTGAGGAAAGTGTGAAGCGGTTTTCCGCCCGCATCCCGCGCAACCAATAAATGAGACAAAACGGGAGTCAGTTGAGATGAACATTGCAACCAAGAAAGTCGACGTCGCCAAAGAGGCCGCTGCCCTCCTCGACAAGATGGGCGTCGCCCGCGAACTCTATGTGAGCGGCGAAATGCCGTCCTACAGCCCGGTCACCGGCGAACAGATCGCCAGCCTCAAGATCGTTTCGGCCGCCGAAGCCGCGGCCCGGATCGAACGGGCCAACGAAGCCTTCCGCGCCTGGCGACTCGTGCCGGCGCCGAAGCGCGGCGAGCTCGTCCGTCTGCTCGGCGAGGAGCTGCGCACCTTCAAGGCCGACCTCGGCCGTCTGGTCTCGCTCGAAGCCGGCAAGATCCCGTCGGAGGGCCTTGGCGAGGTGCAGGAGATGATCGACATCTGCGATTTCGCCGTCGGCCTCTCCCGGCAGCTCTATGGTCTCACGATCGCCACCGAACGCCCGGGCCACCGCATGATGGAAACCTGGCATCCGCTCGGCGTCGTCGGCATCATCTCCGCCTTCAACTTCCCGGTCGCCGTCTGGTCGTGGAACGCGGCACTGGCGCTCGTCTGCGGCAACGCCGTCGTCTGGAAGCCGTCCGAAAAGACGCCGCTCACCGCGCTTGCATCGCAGGCGATCCTTGAGCGTGCCCTCGCCCGCTTCGGCGATGCGCCGGAAGGTCTATCGCAAGTGCTGATCGGCGACCGCACGGTCGGCGAAGTGCTCGTCGATCACCCGAAGGTGCCGCTCGTCTCGGCCACCGGTTCGACCCGCATGGGCCGCGAAGTCGGCCCGCGTCTTGCGAAGCGCTTCGCCCGTGCCATCCTCGAACTCGGCGGCAACAATGCCGGCATCGTCTGCCCGTCGGCCGATCTCGACATGGCGCTCCGCGCCATCGCCTTCGGCGCCATGGGCACTGCCGGCCAGCGCTGCACGACGCTGCGCCGCCTCTTCGTCCATGAAAGCGTCTACGATCAGCTCGTCCCGCGCCTGAAGAAGGCCTACACGTCGGTGTCCGTCGGCAACCCGCTGGAATCGACAGCGCTTGTCGGTCCGCTCGTCGACAAGGCCGCCTTCGACAATATGCAGAAGGCGATTGCCGACGCGAAGGCCCATGGCGGTGCCGTCACCGGCGGCGAGCGCGTCGAACTCGGGCATGAGCACGGCTACTACGTGAAGCCGGCGCTCGTCGAAATGCCGAAGCAGGAGGGCCCGGTTCTCGAAGAGACCTTCGCGCCGATCCTCTATGTCATGAAGTACAGCGACTTCGACGCCGCACTCGCCGACCACAATGCGGTCGCGGCCGGCCTTTCGTCGTCGATCTTCACCCGCGACATGCAGGAATCGGAACGCTTCCTCGCGGCCGACGGCTCTGACTGCGGCATCGCCAACGTCAACATCGGCACCTCCGGCGCGGAAATCGGCGGCGCCTTCGGTGGCGAGAAGGAAACCGGCGGCGGCCGTGAATCGGGCTCCGATGCCTGGAAGGCCTACATGCGCCGGGCCACCAACACGATCAACTATTCGAAGGCTTTGCCGCTGGCGCAGGGCGTTTCGTTCGACATCGAATAATTCGCGGCTTCGAATAGGATCGATCATGACCATCAATGCAACGGTGAAGGAGGCGGGCTTTCTGCCCGCCTCGCGGATCGCCTCGATCGGCGTTTCCGAAATCCTGAAGATCGGCGCTCGCGCCAACGCCATGAAGCGCGAAGGCAAGCCGGTGATCATCCTCGGCGCCGGCGAGCCGGACTTCGACACGCCGGACCATGTCAAGCAAGCGGCATGGGACGCGATCCAGCGCGGCGAGACGAAATATACGGCGCTCGATGGCACGCCGGAGTTGAAGAAGGCGATCCGCGAAAAGTTCCAGCGCGAGAACGGTCTCGCCTACGAGACGGACGAGATCACGGTCGCCACCGGCGCCAAGCAGATTCTCTTCAACGCCATGATGGCGTCGATCAATCCCGGCGACGAGGTGATCATCCCGACGCCCTACTGGACCTCCTATTCGGACATCGTCCAGATCTGCGAAGGCAATCCGGTGCTGATCGCTTGCGATGCATCTTCCGGCTTCCGACTCACCGCCGACAAGCTCGAAGCGGCGATCACGCCGAAGACGCGCTGGGTGTTGCTCAACTCACCCTCGAACCCGTCTGGCGCCGCCTACAGCGCGGCCGATTACCGGCCGTTGCTCGAAGTGCTTCTCAGGCATCCGCATGTCTGGCTGCTCGTCGATGACATGTACGAGCACATCGCCTATGACGGCTTCCGCTTCGTGACTCCGGCCCAGCTCGAGCCTCGGCTGAAGGACCGTACGCTCACCGTCAACGGCGTATCGAAGGCCTATGCCATGACCGGCTGGCGGATCGGCTATGCCGGCGGCCCGCGCGAGCTCATCAAGGCGATGGCCGTCGTCCAGAGCCAGGCGACCTCCTGCCCGTCCTCGGTCAGCCAGGCGGCCTCTGTTGCGGCGCTGAACGGCCCCCAGGATTTCCTCAAGGAACGCACCGCAAGCTTTCAGCGCCGCCGCGATCTCGTGGTCAGCGGCTTGAACGCCATCGAAGGTCTCGATTGCCGCGTCCCGGACGGCGCCTTCTATACCTTCTCCGGCTGCGCAGGCATGCTCGGCAAGGTGACGCCATCGGGCAAGACGATCGAAACCGATACGGACTTCTGCTCCTACCTGCTCGACGACGCCCACGTCGCCGTCGTCCCGGGCTCGGCCTTCGGCCTTTCGCCCTTCTTCCGCATCTCCTATGCGACGTCGGAAGCGGAGCTGAAGGAAGCGCTCACCCGCATCGCCGCCGCCTGCGCGCGGCTGTCGTGAGAGTAGTAACAAACGGGCGTAGTCTGCCCCTCACCCTAGCCCTCTCCCCGCGTGCGGGGGGACTTCGGCGGCGCGGCATACACCTTCTCCCCGCCTGCGGGGAGAAGGTCGCGGCAGCGGGATGAGGGGCCTTCCCGAGCTTTACCGAACACCACGTGCAGCCCGCCCCGCAACACTGCCCTACCTCAAAACGTCGGCGGCGTGCAGGCGCTGATCACCTTGCACGGCACCGGCCCGACGCAGCGAAAACGATGCGGTCGGCGGCTTTCGAAATAATAGGCGTCGCCCGGCCCGAGGACGCGCCGCTCGTCATCGACGGTGACCTCCAGCCGCCCGGAGAGCACGATACCGCCCTCCTCGCCCTCGTGCACCAGGGGCACCTTGCCGGTGTCCGCCCCCGGCTGATAGCACTCCTTCAATATCTGCAGGCTACGGCCGAAAAGATTGTCGCCAACCTGGCGATAGGAGATCGGCCCCTTGCCGATCTCGACCAGCTCCTCCGCCGCATAGAAGGCCTTGCGCGGCTTTTCCGGCTCGAAGGAAAAGAACTCCGCAAGCCCGATCGGAATACCGTCGAGAATGCGCTTCAAGGCGCCAACCGACGGGTTCGAGGCATTCGATTCGATTAGCGAGATGGTGGAGTTGGTGACGCCCGCCCTCTTGGCAAGCTCGCGCTGGGAGAGATTGTGCATCAGCCGCACATGGCGCAGGCGTTTGCCGATATCGACACTCATCGCAGGTTCCGTGTTGACGTTGTTTGAAATATCGAAACTCTAGCAAGTCGCCTCCATAAAATACAGTGGCTTAGCCAAACGAAGAAAAGGACTTGTTCGGCAATCCAAATCATGGCGTCAATCGTGAATTCGACAGGAGGATGCCATGGACGCCCACAACAAGCCCAACGCCCCGGTGCTCGACAGCTACTGGATGCCCTTTACTGCCAACCGCCAGTTCAAGGCCGCGCCCCGACTGCTCGCCTCGGCCGAGGGCATGCACTATACCAGCATCGACGGCCGGACGATCCTTGACGGCACCGCCGGCCTCTGGTGCGTCAATGCCGGCCATGGCCGCCGGCAGATCGCTGCCGCGGTCGAGCGGCAGCTTTCGACCATGGACTTCGCCCCCTCCTTCCAGATGGGCCATCCGATCGCCTTCGATTTTGCCGAACGGCTCGCTGAAATCGCGCCCGGCCCGGCTGGCGCCAAGCTCGACCGCGTGTTCTTCACCGGCTCCGGTTCAGAATCCGTCGACACCGCGCTGAAGATCGCGCTCGCCTACCAGCGCTCGATCGGCCAGGGCACGCGCACACGGCTGATCGGCCGCGAGCGCGGTTATCACGGTGTCGGCTTCGGCGGCATCTCCGTCGGCGGCATCGTCAACAATCGCCGCGTCTTCCCGCAACTCCCGGGCTCTGACCATCTGCGCCATACCCATGACCCAGCGAAAAACGCTTTCGTCAAGGGCCAGCCAGAACATGGCGCCGAGCTTGCCGACGACCTCGAAAGGCTCGTCGCACTGCACGGCGCCGAAACCATCGCCGCCTGCATCGTCGAACCGGTTGCCGGCTCAACCGGCGTGCTGATCCCGCCGAAGGGCTATCTCGAACGGCTGCGCGCTATCTGCGACAAGCACGGCATCCTCCTGATCTTCGACGAGGTGATCACCGGCTTCGGCCGCCTCGGCGCCGCCTTCGCAACCGACTATTTCGGCGTCACCCCAGATCTCGTCACCACGGCCAAGGGTCTCACCAACGGCGCCATCCCGATGGGCGCGGTCTTTGCGAGCCGCAAGGTGCACGATGCGCTGATGCACGGTCCGGAAGGCCAGATCGAGCTTTTCCACGGCTACACCTATTCCGGCCACCCGGCCGCCTGCGCCGCCGGCATCGCTACGCTCGACATCTATCGCGACGAGGGCCTGATGACCCGCGCTGCCGAGCTGCAGGAGGACTGGCACGAGGCGATGCATTCGCTGAAGGGCCTGCCACATGTCATCGACATCCGCACCATCGGCCTCATTGCCGGCATCGAGCTGCAATCGCGCGACGGCGCCCCCGGCGCCCGTGCCTACGAGGTCTTCGTCGATTGCTTCGAAAGGGGGCTCCTTATCCGCGTCACCGGCGACATCATCGCCTTCTCGCCGCCGCTGATCGTCGAAAAGAAGCATTTCGGTGAGATCGTCTCGATGCTCGCGGACGCATTGAAGCGGGTGAAGTAAGGGTACTGACGCGTGAGATAAGGCCCCTCCCCAACCCCTCCCCACAGGTGGGAGGGGCTTTGGCGCCTGCAGTACCCAACTGCCATTCCCCAGGCTTCGAGTCTCTCGTAACGATCAAGAGAGGTGGGGAACAGTGCGGCAAGTTAAGCCCCTCCCGCCTGTGGGGAGGGGTTGGGGAGGGGCATTCACGCACCGTCCCAGCATGGCAATCCGCTTTGCCGAACGACTCAGCGGATCAATATGGCCCGAAAATCATTGACGTTCGTCCCGGTCGGGCCGGGCACGAAAAGGTCGCCACTCATCGCAAAGGCCGACCAGGCATCGTGGCGGGCGAGATGGCCGCGCGGATCGGCGCCGGCCGCCCGCATGCGGGCGACACTCGCGCCGTCGGCAAAGGCGCCGGCATTGTCCTCCGAGCCGTCGATGCCGTCGGTATCGGCGGCAAGCGCATCGATGCCGCCAACGCCATCGATGTCGAGCGCCAACGAGAGCAGAAACTCGCTGTTGCGCCCACCCTTGCCGTAGTTGTTGCCGGAAATCGTCACCGTCGTCTCGCCGCCGGAAAGCAGCACGACAGGCTTTTCGAAGGGTCGATCTCGCATTGCAACCTCGCGGGCGAGCGCCGCATGCATGCGGCCGATGTCGCGCGCCTCGCCCTCGATCGCATCCGAGAGGATCATGGCGTCGATGCCGAATTCTCGTGCGCGGGCCGCCGCCGCCTCCAGGGAAACGCTCGCGGAGGCGATCACATGGACCTCGTTGCCGGCAAAGGCGGGTTCGCCCGGGCCGGGGGCTCGCGCGGCATCGGACGCGAGATGCGCCATCACGCGCTCGGGCAAGGCCATGCTGTAGCGGGCGACGATCTCGCGCGCCTCCTCAAGGCTCGACCGATCCGGCACGGTCGGGCCCGAGGCAACGAAGGCGGGGTTGTCACCCGGAACATCCGAGACGACGAGGCTCACGACGCGCGCCGGCGCGGCGGCAAGCGCTAGCCGCCCGCCCTTGATCCGCGAGACATGCTTGCGGACCACGTTCATCGCCGAGATCGGCGCGCCGGAGGCGAGCAGCGCACGGTTGACGCCAATCTCGTCTTCGA
Proteins encoded:
- a CDS encoding FAD-binding oxidoreductase — protein: MIGKEHIDALTKILGDKGVVARAEDMRAYETGARYDEGRAAAVLRPGTTAEVSAAVAYCVRNDLALIPQSGNTGVVSGSTPDNTGTEIVLSLDRLTRQLELDRNNRSVRVDAGFRLSDLNRRLEEHDLFFPIDLGSDPRLGGMIATNTGGSRFLKYGGVRRNTLGLKVVLADENGTVLDLDCDLRKNNTGIDWKQIFIGTTGAFGIVTECVLNLERVPKQTATAFLVPASGADVLHLLNAMEERLGAYLSAFEGMSKNAIAATLAHVPSLKNPFQGGNVPDYVILAEISRTWAPREGEQSLDAVLESVLAEIWESEEAPLADAFVGPPHEIWALRHALPEGVKHLGKLIAFDLSFRRGDIMAFCDHMKTEMPEKFPGVTVCDFGHIGDGGVHFNLVVAKDSPLLAEASFEQRLREWVFAVAVEQYGGSFSAEHAIGRRNQAFYDFYTPEKLKEMARGLKTLTSPGKLGSVRFG
- the amaB gene encoding L-piperidine-6-carboxylate dehydrogenase; amino-acid sequence: MNIATKKVDVAKEAAALLDKMGVARELYVSGEMPSYSPVTGEQIASLKIVSAAEAAARIERANEAFRAWRLVPAPKRGELVRLLGEELRTFKADLGRLVSLEAGKIPSEGLGEVQEMIDICDFAVGLSRQLYGLTIATERPGHRMMETWHPLGVVGIISAFNFPVAVWSWNAALALVCGNAVVWKPSEKTPLTALASQAILERALARFGDAPEGLSQVLIGDRTVGEVLVDHPKVPLVSATGSTRMGREVGPRLAKRFARAILELGGNNAGIVCPSADLDMALRAIAFGAMGTAGQRCTTLRRLFVHESVYDQLVPRLKKAYTSVSVGNPLESTALVGPLVDKAAFDNMQKAIADAKAHGGAVTGGERVELGHEHGYYVKPALVEMPKQEGPVLEETFAPILYVMKYSDFDAALADHNAVAAGLSSSIFTRDMQESERFLAADGSDCGIANVNIGTSGAEIGGAFGGEKETGGGRESGSDAWKAYMRRATNTINYSKALPLAQGVSFDIE
- a CDS encoding pyridoxal phosphate-dependent aminotransferase, with protein sequence MTINATVKEAGFLPASRIASIGVSEILKIGARANAMKREGKPVIILGAGEPDFDTPDHVKQAAWDAIQRGETKYTALDGTPELKKAIREKFQRENGLAYETDEITVATGAKQILFNAMMASINPGDEVIIPTPYWTSYSDIVQICEGNPVLIACDASSGFRLTADKLEAAITPKTRWVLLNSPSNPSGAAYSAADYRPLLEVLLRHPHVWLLVDDMYEHIAYDGFRFVTPAQLEPRLKDRTLTVNGVSKAYAMTGWRIGYAGGPRELIKAMAVVQSQATSCPSSVSQAASVAALNGPQDFLKERTASFQRRRDLVVSGLNAIEGLDCRVPDGAFYTFSGCAGMLGKVTPSGKTIETDTDFCSYLLDDAHVAVVPGSAFGLSPFFRISYATSEAELKEALTRIAAACARLS
- a CDS encoding cupin domain-containing protein, which encodes MSVDIGKRLRHVRLMHNLSQRELAKRAGVTNSTISLIESNASNPSVGALKRILDGIPIGLAEFFSFEPEKPRKAFYAAEELVEIGKGPISYRQVGDNLFGRSLQILKECYQPGADTGKVPLVHEGEEGGIVLSGRLEVTVDDERRVLGPGDAYYFESRRPHRFRCVGPVPCKVISACTPPTF
- a CDS encoding aspartate aminotransferase family protein, encoding MDAHNKPNAPVLDSYWMPFTANRQFKAAPRLLASAEGMHYTSIDGRTILDGTAGLWCVNAGHGRRQIAAAVERQLSTMDFAPSFQMGHPIAFDFAERLAEIAPGPAGAKLDRVFFTGSGSESVDTALKIALAYQRSIGQGTRTRLIGRERGYHGVGFGGISVGGIVNNRRVFPQLPGSDHLRHTHDPAKNAFVKGQPEHGAELADDLERLVALHGAETIAACIVEPVAGSTGVLIPPKGYLERLRAICDKHGILLIFDEVITGFGRLGAAFATDYFGVTPDLVTTAKGLTNGAIPMGAVFASRKVHDALMHGPEGQIELFHGYTYSGHPAACAAGIATLDIYRDEGLMTRAAELQEDWHEAMHSLKGLPHVIDIRTIGLIAGIELQSRDGAPGARAYEVFVDCFERGLLIRVTGDIIAFSPPLIVEKKHFGEIVSMLADALKRVK
- a CDS encoding glycerate kinase type-2 family protein → MAPIEPRSFLISLFEAAVVAADPYAAIRAHLPERPKGRTIVIGAGKAASQMAAAFERLWDAPLTGAVVARHGPVEKCERIKVLQSAHPVPDEAGLAASSALLKLVEGLTADDLMIALVSGGGSALLPAPPTGLTLEDEIGVNRALLASGAPISAMNVVRKHVSRIKGGRLALAAAPARVVSLVVSDVPGDNPAFVASGPTVPDRSSLEEAREIVARYSMALPERVMAHLASDAARAPGPGEPAFAGNEVHVIASASVSLEAAAARAREFGIDAMILSDAIEGEARDIGRMHAALAREVAMRDRPFEKPVVLLSGGETTVTISGNNYGKGGRNSEFLLSLALDIDGVGGIDALAADTDGIDGSEDNAGAFADGASVARMRAAGADPRGHLARHDAWSAFAMSGDLFVPGPTGTNVNDFRAILIR